The DNA sequence TATGGACACATACACGTACATATGtcctctgctgcttttttttttgttcagacCCACATCAGCTAAACAGCATTGCAGCAGCCAGTGAGCTGAGGCATGTGCTACTTGCAGTTCACTGTAGGCAAATGGCAAAACTCAAAGCCTGCTGTGAATAGTTACAgagatttttctgctttaatagATACCCTTCTGCTACTGACTAATGCTTGTGATGAATGAATTAGCCATCATTTTTCTGCAACCACTGTAGGAACAAAATGTGAAcctgtgaaagagaaaataagaatAGAAAGCCACTCACATCTAACAGCAAGAAACTGGAGGGGGGTGTTAACACTGAGTGCTGATAGCAAAGACATCTATAAAACTCTGTCAGTATCATTTCTTCAGAGCTTTCCTAGGCTGGATGAGGTTGCCAGAGCACTCATTAATTTTTAGATATTCTTACAGCTTCAGATATAGCTCTGGAGAGATCTCTCATGTAGAAGTGGGTTATGAAGCAAATCTTATTCCCCTCCACTTCTGCATGATCTGAAGCATGTAGCTCTGTTTCAGGAAAGAGAGACTGCATCCTTCTGCACAGCCTTAACTTTGATGGGAGTAATTTCCAGCTTCCTTTGACTAAACAAGACTAAcaagtgaagaaaaagaaaaacctacaTGAGCTACAGAGTTGCCAGGGCAGCATGAACAATCCGATATCAGGGGATAGCAGGTTTATGGGGACACCAAATATGGTGATGGTGAGGGTAAGATCCAGAAATATGAATCATTCTGCATAAAatcataacttttttttttttccaacttgTTTTGCTGTTCTTGCTTGGTCTTCTCACTTCGAATCTCTCCCTGTGCCAAAGGTGCTCCATTTAGGAAACAGTCAGCCAGGCAAGACCTGCCAGATGTACAGAATGCTAGTCCTGGCTTGTGTACCATCTGCTGGCAAGGGGCATAGAAAGCATTTCCTTCTGggcctctcctgctgctgtggcctgATCACTGTCTCCAGCTGATGTTGTGTGTTGCTGCACCTTCCCACTGGAGCAGATAATTCCTGCAACTCACTTCCTGCACTGGGAGGGCTCCTCCAAACCCTCATAAGTTAAACCCCATTGTGTCAATTTTTCACAGtcttcttttccctctcccttgCCCATGCTCCTGGCAGCAAAGGCTGTACAGATTGGTAACTATTCTGTGGTTAACTTATTTTGCATCTGTCCTTTTCTGTGTAATGAGAAGCTGAGAGCCAGCTTTGGGTCCAAGACCAGTCTGCCAGCCTTTAAGCATCTGCAGATTTAGCTGAAAGGAACTAAGTGCATTTGAGAGATTGTCAAGTTAGCTGCTGAGAGACTGACATCCCCTAGAGGTGGTGCCAATAGTCACAATTAGTTGCTAAAATTTGTTACAATTAATATGGTCACAAATTAATAATTGAACTTGAcgtacaatttttttaaaaggggaaaatttcTTGTTTAATAAAATAGCAGTTATAGGCCCCTCAGTGATCTCAAACCAAAGTCACCTATATAAGAAGGAATATAAAAAGAGGGTAATGGTTTGAGTTGCTTCTCTCATGTTTCCTTGTTCCCCTCACCATAACTCACAATTTATTTTAGTCATTGTCCTGCAATGTGAGAAAGCAACAAGTAGAACAAAAATATTATCTAAGGTTACAGCTCCTCCCGAGTGCCATGCTCAGGTAAGTCCCAGGGGCTTGTGGATTCCAGCAGTACAAATGGGAAAGCCCAAACATTGTCCCCACTGCACTGACTGGCCTGTCCATTGACTGGGTGTTAAGTGCTTTTGGAGAATAAATAATAATCACTTTTCCACTGAGATTTTAGATCTTGCACCACCCCAGCTGAACAGTTTTGAAGGTATCTCTAACTACTTCTCTAAAGAAACTCCAATGCATTTTTCAGACCTTCTGCTAAAATGATTACAAAATGGGTGAAAAGAGTTTGTAAGGTCACCACGAATGCCAGATCTGTGCATCAGAAGAGTTTTAAGATGCTGACAACTGTGCTGCTTGTGGGATGAGGCTGATGGGTGTGATCAGAGCACTGCTAGATAGGTAGATATCCTAGCATTAGGTTCTGTGTAATGCAGCTTCAAGCATCTGAAGGTATTTGCTCCTTTCCTACAGCATTTATGATCGAGGCTCTTGCGAAGTGGTTTAACTCTCAAGCAGATAATTTATTGCTTCTTATGCaaattttctaattaaaaaaaacaagtaaAACTGGTGTTCTAAAATATCAATTGTGAAATGCAACATTCTTAATCCTTCCTGTGTCTTTTACCAATGGACCAAAATCTATCACTTATGAACATTTTTCATGAAATCAACATATGCTGTTAAAGATCAATAGGAAGACAATCATTTTTATAGGGAAAGGTCTGCACGGAACAAGAGATCATGGCAGGGATTTTATATAAGGGTGCTTACAATGATAAACCATATATACAAACTCCAGGATAATCTCAGCAGCAGTCACCAACCCATCAATCAAGCACTGGTGAGGACAAGTTCTGCCCATTTTGTACAAAGGACACTTCTCTTTGTTTAACCTACATTAGTCATTGAGGGAAAAATAATCCTCGTATTTTGTAGTATagttgaacaaaaaaaaatccatttcataCAATTTTTTTATCTTCTCAATCTGTTCTGAGGTCAGTTGTCTGAGGTATTCTAAGGTGATATCACCATCAGTTCGTTTCTCTGAGCTGTATCTCTTCAAGCTGGGGTATTGCAGGCTCTCTGGTGCACCAATGACCTTCAGAACATGCTCAGAGTCCAAGCCAAGAGTTTCATACTTACCCACAATATCATAGTGAATGTTGCAAGGATCACAGAGCAGAAACATTGGTTTCCAGTGAATGTCAAGAGTATGTGGTGGTTTTGCCATAATGAAGTTGACAAATTCCTGGAAACTCACTTTTTcagaagaatttttatttttcctgaacaTTGCCCTGATCTCATTAGCAATAGTGGTACTGTAGAATGGTTCAGAGTGCAGGAGTTTGTCTCTGTAAGCTGAAACCAGCCGTTCCAAGGGATGTCTGGTAAACATCACTTTGGTGTAATTGCTTAGAAATTCCTTTTGTAAGGCAGGAGGGTAGGACACCAGCCTTTTGATTAGTTGGGTATGGTGGATGTTGTCATGCTCAATTTCAGAAGCTTCTGCATTCAAGTCTgattgaagaagaaaaataattctcttCCAGTTGGAGCAGCCTACCTTAGGCACCTCA is a window from the Zonotrichia albicollis isolate bZonAlb1 chromosome 6, bZonAlb1.hap1, whole genome shotgun sequence genome containing:
- the LOC102075054 gene encoding carbohydrate sulfotransferase 9, producing the protein MNQKVLVFLLPNFLFGIFLFGFFCRRQKNLTDAFSNPTENWLTIQNGRKNTLASVCLRNNLNKSRSKLDSHVANQLFVEHKHKFIYCEVPKVGCSNWKRIIFLLQSDLNAEASEIEHDNIHHTQLIKRLVSYPPALQKEFLSNYTKVMFTRHPLERLVSAYRDKLLHSEPFYSTTIANEIRAMFRKNKNSSEKVSFQEFVNFIMAKPPHTLDIHWKPMFLLCDPCNIHYDIVGKYETLGLDSEHVLKVIGAPESLQYPSLKRYSSEKRTDGDITLEYLRQLTSEQIEKIKKLYEMDFFLFNYTTKYEDYFSLND